The following are encoded together in the Streptococcus oralis genome:
- a CDS encoding nitroreductase family protein, whose translation MKFLELNKKRHATKHFIDKPVDPKDVRTAIEIATLAPSTHNSQPWKFVVVREKNAELAKLAYGSNFEQVSSAPVTIALFTDTDLAKRARKIARVGGAKNFSEEQLQYFMKNLPAEFARYNEQQISDYLALNAGLVAMNLVLALTDQGIGSNIILGFDKSKANEVLDIEDRFRPELLITVGYTDEKLEPSYRLPVDEIIEKR comes from the coding sequence ATGAAATTTCTTGAATTAAATAAAAAACGTCATGCGACCAAGCATTTTATTGACAAGCCTGTGGATCCAAAAGATGTTCGTACAGCTATCGAAATCGCAACTTTGGCTCCAAGTACCCACAATAGCCAACCATGGAAATTTGTGGTGGTTCGTGAGAAAAATGCTGAATTGGCAAAATTGGCTTATGGTTCGAACTTTGAGCAGGTTTCGTCTGCGCCAGTGACCATTGCCTTGTTTACCGATACAGATCTAGCCAAACGCGCTCGCAAGATTGCCCGCGTCGGTGGTGCAAAGAATTTCTCAGAAGAGCAACTCCAATACTTTATGAAAAATTTGCCTGCCGAGTTTGCCCGATACAATGAGCAACAGATTAGTGACTACTTGGCCCTTAATGCTGGTTTGGTTGCCATGAACTTGGTTCTGGCTTTGACAGACCAAGGGATCGGTTCCAATATTATCCTTGGTTTTGACAAATCAAAAGCCAACGAAGTTTTGGACATCGAAGACCGTTTCCGCCCAGAACTCTTGATTACAGTGGGCTATACAGATGAGAAATTGGAACCAAGCTACCGCTTACCAGTAGATGAAATCATCGAGAAAAGATAG